Genomic window (Bombus vancouverensis nearcticus chromosome 2, iyBomVanc1_principal, whole genome shotgun sequence):
GCGTTGacattgaaaaatatcgatGGTATTACCATTCGTTCCTAATTAACTGTTTATACATATAGTTAATGAAATTCATGTTGGTTGTTTCTTAGCTTCAAGCTTCTATGTACCTAGTACATTCTCTTCCTGTTTTTTCTATTACCTTCCTCCTGATCGAATAGGTAACAATGCTATTACAGCCATACGTTTAATAGTAAATTTCGATACTTCTGCAAAATGAGTGATAGTTTCGAATATTTGGATGCTATTTCGGTGCCGCTTAGGCATTGCGTTGTTCGGTGGACGACGCTTTATATTGTCGCTTATTGACGCGAACATGTGTTTCAATTTTAACGACCATTTAGAGGTATGTTTCGTCAATAGATTATATTGCAAGTTCCTGACACTCTCATAGAAGATCtggtgtgcgtgtgcgtgtgcgtgtataTGCCAAGTGCAATTGAGAGAGTAGGTTACATAAAGGAACGTTCTATTATACTGTTAATGCATGATTCTTTATTAAAACTACTACTATATAACTAGAACCAGttgaatttcaataaaaaatatctcagaTAGAACTAGGATGGTTTCTGCAGCATGATCTGACAAAATTGGTTCTTTTTAGGAGCATGCAAAGAAGACATATAAAGGTCATTCAAAGACCATTTTACACATGTCGGAACATTCTGCGTCGAAAAGTATTAAGAGGTACGTTCCACGTGCTTCACACTATATATTCGTGATTTTCAAAACGAAATAAAGGTAGAAAAACCAATACATACTTATATATTAAAGACGTACCTATTATTGGAACATTGAATCGATGTGCGAAAGCGTAAATGGATGGCAGAAATATGACCTCCGTCAGTAAGACGTCGAACGTTGCGTTGTTTTCTGGAGCATATAGCTTCCGCAGTTCTGTAGAATTGAGCACAGTATCTGCAAAAACTTCGCTCATAGGCAACATTTCTTCTTCGACAAAATAGGTCCAGCGTTTTCCCTCAAACCGCATTTGAACAAAATCTAAGCTCTTTATGATTCCGTAAGAATGGCTAATATCGATTTGCGTAAAATTCGGTGATTTGATATTTGGTATAGGGTCCGACGTGGCTAGCACAACTTCGTGACCTCGTTTGTGTAGTTCCAGCCATAATCGTCGGTACGGTATTTGATGACTGTAGGATGGTGTCGGAACGATGGCTAGAATCTTGTAACATTCCGACTGCTTCGCGATGCCCAAGACGCACAGAACGAACAACAGACTAGAGAGGTGGTGCTTCATATTCCTCGTATCAAGATAAACTGAAGCTGATCCCGCTTACGGGTCTATTAAAAGGGACATCTCCAAGCTATCGTCATATTACGCAATTTATCATTGATAATACGATATCGGTATGTACtgcaattttaaaatagtatccGTTATCTCTAAATTACCGTCGAATACCGCTAGTACTATTAACCATTACTATATGTAAGTGCAATGTACGTGTGCGCGATGGATATATTGTTTTGGCGTCTACGTTCTAATATATCATATCAAACATATCATATAGACCTTTTATTAAATTACAGATTTGTATTAATATTTGtttagtatattatatattatacgacATATTTGTCACAATTTCATATGTTACACAATTTAATGCATTGTGTTTGTACAAATCGATAGAACACAGTAATTCGAGGAtttgtaaaaaattgtttacaatCCGTAATGCGGATATATACATGACTATTTTTGACAGTAATCGTGAAAAATGTAAGCTTTTTGCTGCCTATAGCGTCCACCATTATTTGTTTGCTTTTCCTATAGAAAATACAATACGGATTAGAAACATGAAAAAGTGTGATATATATTACGATAAAAAGAACCCTTGTACGAATGTAATAGCGAGATAGAAAATCAATTGTAAGGATAGAATCTCTATCTCCATGTCATGTAATATAACATTGCATAACCATGTTGCAATCATACAACTCGCTATCATATTTAGTACACAATACTACTTCATCGATCAAATGGCAACGGCAGAAATCACTTATTAACATAAAACGACCAAATCAGCAAATAATAAACATCACGAAAAAGATTATTAGAAATATACAGTTGTATTCTATTACCGATTTACAGTATTAAAATGTTAACGCAGACTACTGTTATAGTGTTGTCATAAATCCAAATGCAAAGCTTCGTATGCAACAGGATTTAATGCACGTTCACTTTTATCATAAACGCTCATAACAGAACATAACGGATCTCTTCCATTTCTGAGGATATTTCTGtccatattaattttaatacgcaaaaattaaatatgaacaatattttaattaatgatTGGAATTTTGctactatattttttataacgataCTTTATCAATGTTTTATGAATAGAACATGAAGATATCATGTGAATATAAATCGTTCGAAGGTTTGCTAAGTACTTGTAACAATACTACGAAATTCTTTTCGGGCAcatattttttgttattatagGAGAAATTGTTCGAAATGCCAGGCTAGAGAGATATAACATCAAAGATTATTTGCCATCTGAACGGTGGCTGACAAGTATTTGCCAGTAAAAATAAGTGCTTGACAAAGATCATTTTTCACTAAATGAAAACTCTGATAAGCATAATTTTAAGGTTAAGTAGACTGATTATTTGGTAGGAAGTAAAGGGCTACTATAATAATTAGCTCGTAGGGTAAATTATGGCAAGAATCACTTGCTGGTATAaaaattatgatatttattaGTGTTTGTAAAGATTATTGTCTTCCTAAATAGATGTactttaattattattctattcATCTTTGGCTTTACGACTTTTTCtacataattttgtatcaattaAAAAGGATTTACTTCGAATAATTACATGACGCCatcgattttttaaaattacaatATCAATCATCGTCAACATTTTGCTTCGCTTAACGGAGCAGGATGAGGAGATTTTATCGGCTAAATTGCGACATATTTGCGACTAACAAGTACTATTTGATCATATGATCAACATATTGCCAGCAATACTGATTGATCCCTTACAATATATGGTTTAAAGTATTTCGTTTTCGTTCTTGATAACAAAAGACGCGTTACAgttaaaaacaataaattagGAAACAAACGATATAACTTCAGGAACGCAACAgacgtatgtatacatatatctatactTATCAAAATCGTTAGTCTTGTGACCAGAATAAGTCGCCAATTATAAAACGCAGGATGATCATTTCTTTAACGAAACTAGATAAAATTCATTCGTTGAAATGAGATGCTTAGCGCTTGCGTCACTTGGACTGAATTGTGCTATAAGTACTTCTCTTCAATCAATTGCGTCATAAATACTTAGCTTATCTTTTGCTTTTTAGTCGATTTGATTTTTTTATGAATGTTGCCAACAAtcttgaaaattaaataaaacgtaATTGAAGCGATCAAGAAAATTGTGATCGTTAAGAACACTACAATGTCCATATCGCAACGTTGATACCAAGGCTGAAAAGCTAGACTACTGTGAAGATGAGGGGCGCCTTTCGTTCGTATCACGTACTCTGTCCACCAAGCGAGATTCTCTACCGGATCGTACGGTGTATCCTGAACGACATTTCGGATGTAATGTATCCTTTCTTTGTATCTGAAAGCAAGCGTAATAAATTCAAACAAAAATCACATCACATAGTACATCGAACAATGTCATTGAAAGATTTATTAGAAAATCTAGTAGCTAAaggaatttcaaaatttcagtCTATTAATTCTTTTTCCATTTTGAATACTTTTCAACATGAAAATAACTTGATTGCTTTCCTTTCGTTATTCGAATGATTCTACAGTCTCGATTAACTTACAGAAATAATACTTTAGAACACAGGAAACTTTGTTCCAAAAATTCTGATTAATTGGGATTCAAACAAATTTTTCCAAAATGATCGTGTTATTACAAAAACGAATACTCTGAAACTCGTCATTTTCATAGATTAGGTAGTTCTAGCGCCGAACTCTCAAAAATAACACAATTATAACAGGAAGTCAGTTTATACTTACTTTTTGTTAGTTATAAGCTCTGTAATAGCATTTTCAAGTTCATCTTTCTTAAGGGTtgtaatttccaaatattttccaatGCCCAGAGCTTCCATTCTGGCTACTTGATAATCTTGATCGGCCAAAATTGCGAAACCAAGAACTGGTACTCCGTAGTGGACGGTCTCCTCGCTGCTCTGCAGGCCTCCTTGATAAATGAACAGCTTAATGTTCGGATGAGCTGTGGATTAATATGATTCGTTAGATCATTTTTCATCGAGGAATAGTATCTGCGATGTATAAATACTTTATTGAGAATAAGATCATACCGAGAATGGTTTGTTGTGGTAGCCATTTTCCAATGTAAACATTATCAGGTTTCCCGGGAAAATCCTCCTCGAATTTCCAGACGACTCTATACGGTAGCTTGGCGAACACATCGCAGAACATGCGTCGGATCTCCAGTGGTAAACTTGCACTTCTTGCGTTACTACCAAGACTGAAGTAGATGAACCCATTTGTGGCGCCATCCAGAAATGCTTGTAAGTCCTGTGACAAAATAGAACATCCTGATGAAAGACACGTGTGTGTAAAAGGGTAgattttacataaaaaataataactaaGGGGAAGTTGGTTCTGTTACTATTCATGAGTTTTGTAATGCCGGTTTAGAAAAATTTATGAGTTAATTTACGAGTAAAAAACTTCAACAATAGTAAAAAAACTAGAGCCACCTAATGCATCTTACCCAATTCATCATATCGTTACATACAGTTTAGTTGTTACCCTTCCTATACGATTTATAATTTTACTAAACAGACGagtaataaaattgtatttgtgCTAGATAAATCCTTATTCAGTATACACATAAATTTTATGCTATTGTATAAATCCTACCTTAGGCAGAGCTTTCGGAATTTTTTCTATGTGGGAGGATGTAAACGTGATTACGTTCGCTAGTTTCGGTCGTGCCGGTGCCATAACGTCGGCCTGATTGATGAAAAGCATGCTAACGTTCTTCAATACGTCTAACATTGGTGGCAGAGGCCCAAAATATTTTTCTGCCAATTTCTGTTGCTGAGGAAAGATCTCGTGGTAAACGTAATATAAGCTACGCCACATGTTGACGAAATTGTACAGTCTCTTCAAGAACGGTAGATTCGTTCCTGTGTTGTCTTCCATTTCCCACGTGTACTCGTGAGAAGGGAGAACCACTCCACCAAGAGCGTGTTCGTTAACGGCAAGTATCCCTAATGAACTTAACCCTACGGTCATGCAAAACGTAATTAGAGGTGATCTTAATCTATTAATctaaaagaaactaacaataaagTAACCTTAAACATGGTTTCTTTTGAGATACTAAATATTCcaacaaatagtttactttggtaatatgcaaatgtatattcatatttttgcatctccaaatttataataaatgcgTAGACGTTCGCGATCTAATCACGATATGATAATGAGTTCAATTATAATGATTTGGAAAAGTGGAAAGTGTATTCGGTAACTATATTTTTGAGAATGCTGAATGTTTAGTTCTAGAATACGATAtgtcttttttaatttataatgttATTTTCTAAATGAATCACATTCGAAATGCCTTTTCATTTAATTACTTCAAATGTCAGAAGACATATAAAGGTCGTTTGGAGGATCTTTTACACATGTTGATTCTTCGGAACATTCTACGTCAAAAAAGCATTAGGTTGCACGTGCCACGTGCTTCACACTATATATATTCGTAATTTACATAACGAAATAAAGGTAACGAAactaataaatacaaaaatgatTGTTAAAGGCGTACCTATTATAGGAACATTGAATCGATGTGCGAAAGCGTAAGTGGCGGGCGCGAAGAGGAATTCCGTCAAATAGACATCGAACGTTGCGTTGCTGTCTGCAGCATACAGCTTCCGCAGTTCTGTAGAATTGAGCACCGTTTCCGCAAAAACCTCGACTATAGGCAACATTTCTTCTTCCACAATATGCAACCAGCGTTTTCCCTCAAATCGCATTTGAACAAAATCTAAACTCCT
Coding sequences:
- the LOC117157924 gene encoding uncharacterized protein LOC117157924 — translated: MKHHLCSLLFVVCVLYIAEQSECYKILAIVPTPSYSHQIPYRRLWLELHKRGHEVVLVTADPIPNIKSPNFTQIDISQSYGSIRSLDFVQMRFEGKRWLHIVEEEMLPIVEVFAETVLNSTELRKLYAADSNATFDVYLTEFLFAPATYAFAHRFNVPIIGLSSLGILAVNEHALGGVVLPSHEYTWEMEDNTGTNLPFLKRLYNFVNMWRSLYYVYHEIFPQQQKLAEKYFGPLPPMLDVLKNVSMLFINQADVMAPARPKLANVITFTSSHIEKIPKALPKDLQAFLDGATNGFIYFSLGSNARSASLPLEIRRMFCDVFAKLPYRVVWKFEEDFPGKPDNVYIGKWLPQQTILAHPNIKLFIYQGGLQSSEETVHYGVPVLGFAILADQDYQVARMEALGIGKYLEITTLKKDELENAITELITNKKYKERIHYIRNVVQDTPYDPVENLAWWTEYVIRTKGAPHLHSSLAFQPWYQRCDMDIVVFLTITIFLIASITFYLIFKIVGNIHKKIKSTKKQKITSVYLDTRNMKHHLSSLLFVLCVLGIAKQSECYKILAIVPTPSYSHQIPYRRLWLELHKRGHEVVLATSDPIPNIKSPNFTQIDISHSYGIIKSLDFVQMRFEGKRWTYFVEEEMLPMSEVFADTVLNSTELRKLYAPENNATFDVLLTEVIFLPSIYAFAHRFNVPIIGISSLGLAGFNEHALGGLILPSHEYTWEMEDNTGTNLSFFKRLCNFVTMWRTIYYIYHEMVPHHQKLAEKYFGPLPPLLDLLKNVSMLFINQADVMTPARPKLANMITFTASHIEKIPKALPKDLQAFLDGATNGFIYFSLGSNARSASLPLEIRRMFCDVFAKLPYRVVWKFEEDFPGKPDNVYIGKWLPQQSILAHPNIKLFIYQGGLQSSEETVHYGVPVLGFAILADQDYQVARMEALGIGKYLEITTLKKDELENAITELITNKKYKERILYIRNVVQDTPYDPVENLAWWTEYVIRTKGAPHLRSSLAFQPWYQRCDMDIVVFLTIVIFLIASTTFRLIAKILVYIHKNIKSTEKQKIS